In the Pseudomonadota bacterium genome, TTCGGTTGTGAGATAACGATTTACGTCTCCGGTCCGCCGGATAACGCCGTATTTAAAACCTTTTGCCGGGAGAAGAACATATGGCCGCAAAAACCTCGCCTGTCACCACACCAGCAAATCAACTGGCCAGATACAAGGTTCTGGCCGGAGCGATCATCGTCCAGCTCATTCTGGGCACGGTTTATGGGTACAGTATTTTCTGGGAACCGCTTACAACCAATATATTTCCCCCGGTGATCACCGAACAGCAGCTGCAGTTGAAAATCGCGGCTGATGGGGCCTCGGCCAATGATTATGTGGTCGTCAAGGACCAGGCTGAAGTCAAAACGGAACGGGCCAAGCAGCAGGGAATCCTCAAATATGCCTTTTCCATCTGTATCTTGAGTTTTGCCTCGGTCATGGTCATCGCCGGCCGGGTCCAGGATATCAAGGGGCCCAGGTTCCCTGCGATCATCGGCGGCCTGATGATGGGGGGCGGATTTATCTATGCCGGGCTCATGACCAACGCCATTGTCTTCTACCTGGCCCATGCCCTTTTCGCCGGGGTAATCACGGTCCTTCTCCTGATGATGTTTCACGCCTTTTTCAGCCACCTGGAAAAAGACAGTGTTATTTTAAAAAATGTTCCGGCCGGGATCCGGGCCGCCTGCATCATTACCGGCGTCCTGCTCGGCAATCAGTATGTGGGCAAGGTGGCCGAAATGGACCGGCTGCTCCTGCTCTGGGGAACAATCGGCTTCATGGCCGGCGCCGGGATCGGCTTTGCCTACGTCTGCCCGATTGCCGCCCTGGTCAAATGGTTCCCGGACCAGAAAGGACTGGTCAGCGGGATCGCGGTGGCCGGTTTCGGCCTTGGCGCCTACCTCTTCAGCCGGAACTGGGGGGCGCTCGGCTACATCAGTCACCAGGGGATTTTTCCCTTTTTCATTGTGCACGGGCTGGTCTGCATTGTTGCCGTAACCGGCGGCGCCATGCTCTTGAGCAACCCCCCGGAAACAACCCCTTCCGCCGGCAAAAAAACGGTTCTGCCGGATTCCACCTGGCAGGAAACCTTGCGGCACCCCTCATTTTATCTTCTCTGGCTGATGTTTTTCAGCGGCGCCATGGCAGGATTGATGGTCATCGGGATCATCAAGGTCTTTGCCGGGGAACAGCTCTTAATTGCCGCCCGTGAAGCCGGTCGGGTTCTCACCGATTACGAAACAAAGGAAATCATGCTGAAGGGAGCGGCGGCCGTCGGGCTCCTGGCGATTTTCAACGCCATCGGCAGGGTTGCCTGGGGCTTTATCTCAGACCGGATCGGGCGCACCCCGACCTTTGTCACCATGTTTCTTTTGCAGGCGGTGGTGATGTTTCTGCTGGCCGGGATGAAGAGCGAGATGTCGCTCAGTATTGCGGCCGCCCTCGTTGGTTTCAACTTCGGCGGCAATTTCGCCCTCTTCCCGTCCGCCACCGCCGACCTCTTCGGCGCCAAAAACCTCGGCGCCAATTACGGCTGGGTCTTCACCTCATACGGAATTGCCGGGGTCGCCGGAATCGCCGCCGGCAATTACGCCAAAGTCGTCACCGGCAGCTACGGGGCGGCCTTCTCGGTGGCGGCAATTCTCTGCATCCTCTCGGCCATTTCAGCGGTGGTTCTGAAGCACGTTAAAGAAAAGTCCTAGCCTTTAATCAGCGGACCACGTTCACCAGGGTCGGGCCGCGCTGCACCGTCCGGTGGTATTCCACTGCGGGCTCGCCGAAGGCCATGGCATACCCGATGAGATGATCATCGGGGATCCCGAGTCTCTTAATCAGTTCAGGGCAGACGGCGAGCGCCATCATCGCCATCCCGTCCCAGACCGTGCCGACCCCTCTGGCGTGGGCCATCAGCTGGAAAGTGGCCAGGGCGATGTGGGTGTCCTGCACCGGGCAGGGCGAGCTCTTCGGGGCGCTGGTCAACAGCAGGTGCGGCGCACCCCGGAAGAGGATATCGTTGCCCTCTTCCACCCAGCCCTTGATCGCCGCGCCGAGATACTGACCGACAAAACCATCCGGCAACCCCCCTGCCTTCTGTTTATCAATGAGCGCAGCCATTACCTCCCGCCGCAAGCTGTCCATAACCGCACCCTCTCTGACCACCGTGAAAAGTACCGCCTGATTGTTGACCCCGGTTGGCGCATGCCAGGCAATTTCCAGCAGCTCGTCGATCAGGGCCGGGGGCAGATCGTTTTTGGTATAGCGGCGGACCGACCGCCTGCCCTTGATCAGCACTTCCAGCTTGCGGGGATCCGGCAGATTGTCTTTCAGGGCAAGGCTCGCATCGGGATCCCTGCCGAGAATCGAAACCGCGCCCGTCGGACAGACGGCCAGACAATGCTGGCACCGGTAGCATCCTTCTTCGTTGATCATCTGCGGAAATTCTTCCATCGCCAGAACTCCGGCCGGACAATCCGTCACGCACTCGCCGCACTGGATGCAGCGTTCTTCGTCAATTTTAAACTGCGTCATGGTTTATCTCCTTTTCTCTGGGGGCAAGTTTTCATTAAACTTCAAACCCTATTCGACAAAAAAAATTCCCATTCACTCATGGCCTGATCAGTATCTTCCCCTTGCGATTGATCACCTTGGCCTGCAGATAGCGTACCTTGTTTCGATGCTGCCGGAGATAAGACCAGGCCATCTGGGCCCTGGCCCCGGTGGCGCAGTGCAGAAAGATCTCCTTGTCGTCCGGGACTTCTGCAAGCCGGGCCGGCAGTTCGGTCAACGGGATCTTGACCGCCCTGTCAAAACTGCCTTTCGCCGTCTCCTCAGGGGTCCGCACGTCAATGATCAGCGCCTCATCGTTTCCGCCGGCCGCAGCTTTCTGAAAATCCTCAATGGAGACCTCATCGATATCCGGCTGACGCAGCCATCTTATTCCGGAGGAAAGCTTTCCGGTTTCCACAGGATTGCCACGGGCTACCCAGCCGGCAAACCCGCCTTCAACGAGTGAAACCTGTCGAAAGCCCCAGCGCCTGATGCTTGCCGCCGCATTCTCCGGATCAGCGCCGTTCCCGTAAACAATCACCGGGGCGGATTTATAGGTCGGAAAATCATATTCAGCCCCGGAAATTTCACCGGCCGGGATATTGACCGCTCCGGGAATATGACCCGCTTCCGCTTCCTCGCCGCTCCGAAGATCGACCAGAACGACATTCCCGTGCCTGATATACTCATCTCCTGAATAAAGATTCCCGCCACTCTCCTGCCATTCGGAAAGTTCAACCAGAATAACCCTGACGTTTTTGTATCCTGCCTCCACCGCCAGGGCCGCCGAATTCGGCCCAAGCTGGCAGGTCCCGCCCAGACAGTAGAAAATCAGGAGTTGCTCCCTGTCGGCCGGCAGAGCGGCAAGCTTCACCTCTTTCGACTCGGTCCAGGGGATGGACACGGCGGTTGGCAGATGGGTTTCGGAATAGAAATCAAAGGGACGGCAGTCGACCAGCAGATATTTTCCCCGCCTGCTCTCATCGTTCAACAAGGCAATCATCTCGGCCGTGTCGATCTCGGTTACCCCCTCCGGGATCTTCACCTGCTCGGGAATAACCTCCAGGGCAAGCTTTATTCCATCCCCAGCACGATAGCGCAGAAGAATATTATCCCCTTCTTCAACATCATCAAGCCCTTCGGTTTTCTCATCATAAGAAATCAGCAGGGTCTCATCCTGCTTCCGGATCGAGATCAGTTTCGCCTTGAACGATTTCCCCAGAAAAACCCCCTGGAGCGCGGCAACCCCATTTCCTGTTTCGGAAGCAGACGCATACGAATTCGGCAGAGCTGAAGAACAAAGGAAAAGGACAAGTTGCAGAACTACCGGAATAGCCGATAAATATTGGCCAATTTTCACCACGATCACCTCTTTGGCAATATTGTCATTTATAATTTTTTGCCGGCCGGGTGCACCGACCCGACAAATTAAAAGATTGCTTTCATCTTCAGACCTGTTATATACACTAATATCAGTGCAGTGTCTGTTTGTAGTTCGTAAATACGAAAACGTTAACCGCACATATCTCGCAAGAGGAGTGCGGTTTTTTTGTTTGTACAAACAAGCTGCCATCCGGGCCATCATTTAATGGTCCGGGCACATTATCAAGCTGGTTTCCCCTTAAGGAACAGCACATTTTAGGAGTAGTTACAATGGCAGAAGGAACAGTAAAATGGTTTAATGATTCAAAGGGTTTTGGCTTCATCGAGCAGGATGGTGGCAGTGACGTTTTCGTTCACCACACCGCAATCAAAGCCGATGGTTTCAAATCTCTGGCCGAGGGTGCCCGGGTTAAATTCGACGTTGTCGAAGGACCCAAAGGACCGTCTGCTGAGAACGTTATTCAGCAGTAAAATCGGTTTAGACCGTTTTTTATGAAAAAGGGCCGCCCGAAAGGGTTGGCCCTTTTTTTTGTCTGATGCCCATCGAACTTCAATCTGTACGCTTTGTCATTCCAGGCTCAAAGTCGTAGTATGTCTCCGAAGGATGCTTCTCTGACCCGGAATATCAAAACAGAGCTACTTAAAACCCACGCCGTCCGGCACTTACTCTGAGGAAGAATAAACCTTCTCAATTTTCAACCACAGGCTTCAGGCGACAGGATCGATTCAACCTCTTTTCGCGCCTTGTCAAACGGATCG is a window encoding:
- a CDS encoding OFA family MFS transporter — encoded protein: MAAKTSPVTTPANQLARYKVLAGAIIVQLILGTVYGYSIFWEPLTTNIFPPVITEQQLQLKIAADGASANDYVVVKDQAEVKTERAKQQGILKYAFSICILSFASVMVIAGRVQDIKGPRFPAIIGGLMMGGGFIYAGLMTNAIVFYLAHALFAGVITVLLLMMFHAFFSHLEKDSVILKNVPAGIRAACIITGVLLGNQYVGKVAEMDRLLLLWGTIGFMAGAGIGFAYVCPIAALVKWFPDQKGLVSGIAVAGFGLGAYLFSRNWGALGYISHQGIFPFFIVHGLVCIVAVTGGAMLLSNPPETTPSAGKKTVLPDSTWQETLRHPSFYLLWLMFFSGAMAGLMVIGIIKVFAGEQLLIAAREAGRVLTDYETKEIMLKGAAAVGLLAIFNAIGRVAWGFISDRIGRTPTFVTMFLLQAVVMFLLAGMKSEMSLSIAAALVGFNFGGNFALFPSATADLFGAKNLGANYGWVFTSYGIAGVAGIAAGNYAKVVTGSYGAAFSVAAILCILSAISAVVLKHVKEKS
- a CDS encoding cold-shock protein, which gives rise to MAEGTVKWFNDSKGFGFIEQDGGSDVFVHHTAIKADGFKSLAEGARVKFDVVEGPKGPSAENVIQQ
- a CDS encoding nitroreductase family protein; the encoded protein is MTQFKIDEERCIQCGECVTDCPAGVLAMEEFPQMINEEGCYRCQHCLAVCPTGAVSILGRDPDASLALKDNLPDPRKLEVLIKGRRSVRRYTKNDLPPALIDELLEIAWHAPTGVNNQAVLFTVVREGAVMDSLRREVMAALIDKQKAGGLPDGFVGQYLGAAIKGWVEEGNDILFRGAPHLLLTSAPKSSPCPVQDTHIALATFQLMAHARGVGTVWDGMAMMALAVCPELIKRLGIPDDHLIGYAMAFGEPAVEYHRTVQRGPTLVNVVR